Proteins from one Anastrepha obliqua isolate idAnaObli1 chromosome 2, idAnaObli1_1.0, whole genome shotgun sequence genomic window:
- the LOC129237404 gene encoding protein halfway, whose product MLSMPRVKYLSQPPLLFMVACLLRWPVLHALPHAQPFPAEDMPVALPQEPLPNVPILQPPLPPQSVLPLNVLPINAPIVPTTTSATPAEPEIPEYRRQCFYAEEELCDKPLSNWSPQASEVHSHLGTCHCRPHPTMPASWYCCNVTHMSMISSCSNTTNWTNLHIRNVTLHELDLSNSLYQTLQSLAITDGNITKLRGSFSRFSSIKCLNVSNNNLSEITQRGLIPPNLKVLDISQNNLTGIPNFNQNQNITVDVSGNNNMLCFDIYNSIFRDSLMFVNQENSFCLQNFTFRWFNSTDLISIKELVKWRPLNTDCPSIPGYGNCTCKKEHMVTTVTGDQSEAKTKIISEVDCSNLGLVELPPKLPENTFSLNVSNNKITSIGKHFHTNPTYQSLIYLVADDNKISTMYDLEGTAFMEHFQRLYLRNNALNSIPEYFLSNVLDNHDVGRIIFLGGNELNCDCNSAKTLKYWLLEHNRDIPDYNNIRCRNIPQRVMELREMKLCQSPHDWTDYIYYLIATEVILLIALITKVSYDYWVFKTAGYLPWPASKMPKLPCDWLCES is encoded by the exons atgttgtcCATGCCACGCGTTAAATAT ctATCTCAACCACCCCTTCTGTTCATGGTGGCGTGTCTACTCCGCTGGCCGGTGCTACACGCATTACCCCATGCTCAGCCTTTTCCTGCCGAAGACATGCCCGTTGCACTGCCCCAGGAGCCTCTACCAAACGTGCCCATACTACAGCCACCTTTACCACCACAATCAGTGCTGCCACTAAATGTGTTGCCAATTAATGCTCCCATTGTGCCCACCACCACTAGCGCTACACCTGCTGAGCCCGAGATACCGGAATATCGACGACAATGTTTCTATGCTGAAGAGGAGCTATGTGACAAACCACTGTCGAATTGGAGTCCACAAGCCAGTGAAGTCCACTCACATTTAGGCACCTGTCATTGTCGGCCACATCCTACTATGCCCGCTTCATGGTATTGCTGCAATGTCACACACATGTCCATGATCTCGTCGTGCAGCAACACCACTAATTGGACCAACTTGCATATACGCAATGTAACGTTGCATGAATTGGATTTATCGAATTCACTTTACCAAACGCTGCAATCGCTGGCAATCACCGATGGCAACATCACCAAATTAAGAGGCAGCTTCTCGCGTTTTTCTTCCATCAAATGCCTGAACGTGTCCAATAACAACTTGTCGGAAATCACGCAACGTGGCTTAATACCGCCAAATCTTAAAGTGTTGGATATATCGCAGAATAATTTAACGGGTATACCCAACTTTAATCAGAATCAAAATATTACTGTGGATGTGag tggcaacaacaacatgttATGTTTCGATATATACAACTCCATCTTTCGCGATTCGTTGATGTTCGTCAATCAGGAGAAttctttttgtttgcaaaattttacttttcgttGGTTCAATTCAACTGATTTAATATCCATTAAGGAGCTAGTCAAATGGCGGCCGCTTAACACAGATTGTCCCAGCATACCGGGGTATGGTAATTGCACCTGCAAGAAGGAGCACATGGTCACCACTGTAAcg GGAGATCAATCCGAggcgaaaacaaaaattatatccgAAGTTGATTGCTCAAATCTTGGACTAGTTGAGCTGCCGCCAAAGCTGCCCGAAAACACATTTTCGCTGAATGTATCTAACAACAAA ATCACGAGCATTGGTAAACACTTCCATACAAATCCGACCTATCAAAGTCTAATCTATCTGGTTGCGGACGATAATAAAATATCAACAATGTACGATTTGGAGGGAACCGCTTTTATGGAACACTTTCAAAGGCTATACTTGCGTAATAACGCACTCAACAGT aTTCCAGAGTACTTTTTGAGCAATGTACTGGATAATCATGATGTTGGTCGTATTATTTTTCTCGGTGGAAATGAACTGaattgtgattgtaattcagCTAAAACATTAAAG TACTGGCTACTGGAGCATAATCGTGATATCCCCGATTACAATAACATACGCTGCCGAAACATACCGCAAAGGGTAATGGAATTGCGTGAAATGAAACTTTGTCAGTCGCCGCATGATTGGAcggattatatatattatttaattgccaCTGAAGTTATTTTGCTGATTGCTTTAATCACAAAAGTCTCATACGATTACTGGGTATTCAAAACGGCTGGTTATTTGCCATGGCCGGCTAGTAAAATGCCAAAATTACCTTGTGATTGGTTATGCGAATCTTAG
- the LOC129237403 gene encoding DEAD box protein 52 homolog, whose amino-acid sequence MDSHDIFLQLTRGARFTHSKPRTETKKISTKVELTESKSIDSIVETSPKSSNIEDDSQSADFVSEEEEHEFNYISGKDVKREKVKQKKTTTPEEREANQKEEMVALLRKDYLINVRGKNIPPPVTSFEELKNEYKMSDRLLLNLESATYASPTPVQMQAMPLLLQGRNVMASAPTGSGKTIAFLAPLINDLRKPSKVGFRAVVLAPTRELAAQIYRECVQLAQNTALKIYFQTKATSNKLATGQSNKNYDILISTPNRVRFLLEQEPPALRLTEVEWLVIDEADRLMEEGINNFKDQVDVILAACTNQRKKLALFSATYTVPVAKWAIKNLPNLARVIIGQENSATDSVEQELLFVGSESGKLLAIRDMVRKGLKPPVLVFVQSKERAKELFQELLYDGINVDLIHADRSQQQRDNCVRAFREGHIWVLICTELMGRGIDFKGVNLVINYDFPPSVISYIHRIGRTGRAGRNGKAITFFTQSDTPNLKSIAQIIKNSNGKVPDFILTLKNRRKTERKWLENHAPKRESISTRISKNAEKEDVEVESDKSTAKKRKAKVDLDAQVARANKNAKMSSNAKPTQRKKIKSKTQ is encoded by the exons ATGGACTCACATGATATATTCCTTCAACTAACAAGGGGTGCACGCTTTACGCACTCTAAACCTAGAACCGAAActaaa aaaataagtACGAAAGTGGAATTAACAGAGTCCAAGTCGATAGACTCCATAGTTGAGACTTCTCCGAAAAGTTCAAATATTGAAGATGATTCTCAGAGCGCTGACTTCGTTTCTGAAGAGGAGGAGCATGAATTCAACTATATCAGTGGGAAAGATGTTAAACGTGAAAAAGTGAAACAGAAAAAGACAACTACGCCTGAAGAAAGGGAAGCAAACCAGAAAGAGGAGATG GTGGCACTGCTTCGCAAAGACTATTTAATAAATGTACGTGGAAAGAACATTCCTCCGCCCGTCACATCATTTGAGGAATTGAAAAACGAATATAAAATGTCTGATCGCCTGTTGCTGAATCTTGAATCTGCCACATATGCGTCGCCCACACCTGTACAAATGCAAGCTATGCCTCTTTTGTTACAAGGACGTAACGTGATGGCTTCGGCGCCGACTGGTTCTGGCAAAACTATTGCTTTTCTGGCACCGTTAATTAATGATTTGCGCAAGCCCAGCAAAGTTGGTTTTCGCGCTGTTGTTTTGGCGCCAACCCGTGAACTTGCAGCTCAAATTTACAGAGAATGCGTGCAGTTGGCACAAAATACGgccctaaaaatatattttcagacCAAAGCAACAAGTAATAAATTGGCCACGGGGCAAAGTAACAAAAATTATGACATACTAATATCTACACCGAATCGTGTTCGCTTTCTGCTGGAGCAGGAACCACCAGCTCTACGGTTAACAGA AGTCGAATGGTTGGTTATTGATGAAGCGGATCGTTTAATGGAGGAaggcataaataattttaaagaccAAGTAGATGTCATTTTGGCGGCATGCACCAATCAGCGTAAGAAGTTGGCACTATTCAGTGCAACATATACAGTTCCTGTGGCAAAATGGGCGATAAAAAATCTCCCCAATTTAGCACGAGTAATAATTGGTCAAGAAAATAGTGCTACCGATTCGGTGGAGCAGGAATTGCTATTTGTTGGCTCTGAGAGTGGAAAACTGTTGGCAATAAGAGATATGGTGCGCAAAGGATTAAAACCTCCAGTTTTGGTATTTGTACAAAGTAAG GAACGGGCAAAGGAGCTATTTCAGGAACTGCTTTACGATGGCATCAACGTTGATCTTATACATGCCGATCGTTCACAACAACAGCGTGACAATTGTGTTCGGGCTTTTCGGGAAGGGCATATTTGGGTGTTGATTTGTACTGAACTGATGGGGCGTGGTATTGATTTCAAAGGCGTTAATCTTGTAATAAACTACGATTTTCCGCCATCTGTCATTTCTTATATACACCGTATTGGACGTACGGGTCGAGCAGGCAGAAATGGCAAAGCTATAACATTCTTCACACAAAGTGATACCCCAAATCTAAAAAG CATTGCACAAATTATTAAGAACTCCAATGGTAAAGTGCCTGATTTCATATTGACTTTGAAAAACCGGCGTAAAACAGAACGCAAGTGGCTGGAAAATCACGCACCCAAGCGCGAGAGTATCTCGACAAGAATATCAAAGAATGCAGAAAAGGAAGATGTTGAAGTGGAAAGTGACAAATCAACGGCGAAAAAGCGTAAGGCAAAGGTTGATTTGGACGCGCAGGTTGCTCGAGCTAATAAAAATGCCAAAATGTCTTCAAATGCCAAGCCAACGcaacgcaaaaaaataaaatcgaaaacacaGTAA
- the LOC129237927 gene encoding protein C19orf12 homolog, producing the protein MPVDARELMEAISIIANERNVRVTMKQTCKGAMVCAASAFTGGLLLGPVGLAVGGTAGGLMAYKMTSGSFRPLADVLLNDLTDEQQEQLVRHVNNAVAEFEISDLAVLLPLLMNNASIQQAVLKTAITFVSNELKMQIID; encoded by the exons ATGCCTGTTGATGCACGTGAATTAATGGAGGCAATTTCTATTATTGCTAATGAGCGTAACGTACGTGTGACCATGAAACAGACTTGCAAAGGAGCCATGG tttgtgCAGCCAGCGCTTTTACGGGCGGGCTACTGCTTGGACCTGTAGGTCTAGCAGTTGGTGGTACTGCCGGTGGCCTAATGGCTTATAAAATGACCAGTG GTTCCTTCCGACCGTTAGCTGATGTATTGCTAAATGATTTAACTGATGAGCAGCAAGAGCAATTGGTGCGACATGTCAACAATGCAGTGGCCGAGTTCGAAATATCCGATTTAGCAGTGTTATTGCCGTTATTAATGAACAACGCGAGTATCCAGCAGGCAGTTTTAAAAACAGCCATAACTTTCGTGTCGAATGAGCTGAAGATGCAAATAATCGACTGA